From the genome of Kluyveromyces lactis strain NRRL Y-1140 chromosome F complete sequence:
CGTTTTTCACCAAACATGATGGCACatgttcttgttgttgaacTAATGATGATCCTTCTGGTAGGTCTTTTGGGAAGCAGTGGAAAAACTCCCGGGAGTAAACTCTATCGGTAATGGGAATGTTATAACTTTCTACTTGCAATGCTTTCAACTTTAAAGTTGCAATTGCTGCGCTTTCGTATGCTATGGTGTTTGGAGAAATTGAGGAATGAGATACATAATGCTGGATTTGATCATCGCTGAACGTatcaaaaaattggaataaATCATCGGTGATGGTAACCTCATCGCCAAGGAAGTAGTAGATAGCTGACAATTGATCCGTAGGATAATTtttaaattcatcaatgaatCGAGGAATGTATTTGTTTGATGGAATATCCAAGACCAAAACTTTCCCAAAGTTCCTAGTTTCACTCAACACCTGATCGGAGTTGATTACAGTGCCATCTTCTAAAGTGATACTATTACCCTTAGCCAACTCGGCATAAAGTCTACCTTTAGGTACCCCCAATCTTTTAGCTTCTTCCACGTTGAACTTACCTCTAACAGCTGGGAAGGTAAGCTCGTAAGACGTCGTCAGATTCTTGGCTCCAATGGCTTCAGGCGGTATATCAACATTTAACGTGCTATTTGCAGAAGGATCCTGTTCATCTGTGGGATTTACTTCAGGGAACATACGAGCGATGATATTCTTCAAGCCATTAGTAAAACCGAGCGACTGATGTTGTTGTACACATTGATCTACATTTGCACTATTGCTAATGACGATTGATTTTACAGTAATAGTAGAGTCCTGATAACATTccgaatttttcaacgtGGAAACCTTTAAATCCAAACCGAACCTGAACACAAAATATCTCCAAGTACTAACCACGTAATCCAAGATATTAGATCCATAAAAAATGCTTATATCTTTTTTCCCCTGATCACTAGCAGTCAAGATTAACCCTGGTAACCCACCGATGCAGGAATAATCCATCTCACCTGTTAAAAATATTCCGTTCAATTTCCCGAACTTAACCTTTGACTCATTACAGGCTCTTTGAGAACCTTCTCCTATCTTACCGAAGAAGTATTTATCACCATGATCAGACTGAAGCAGTAGCAATGGCTGCTTAGTATCCAAACAGGGATGTGTAATTGGAATCAACTGGTACATTGTATTTAATCTTTGTTGGGATGGTCTGGATGATCTCTTCTTGACTGAGGATTCAAGAAACCGTCTGGTCACTAGTGCACTGGTAGAAAAACTCAAGTAACGCAACTTGGGAAACAATATGAAACCGCAGGGTTCTAAAAGGATCCAATgaagtaaaaaaaatataaacaGCAGAAGCAGATGCTGTAGGGCCAGTAAACTCAAACCTAGCCTAATAGTATTCTGTTGATGCGAAGTTTACGGTGTGAAAGAAACtcaggaaaaaaaaaagtatacGGATATCCGGTCGCTATAAACACCAACAGGTTGAATAATAACACCCTTTTATCCCAGTGATGATATCTCATATTTCACCTCATGTCAtgtcatctcatcgcatcaCTACTTCTCACTTTAAACAACTTCACTACAAAAAATAATACATGGAACTGAATTAGATTTTTCATAAAAACAGAcaatttctgttgatgaatCTGATATTTCCAGTCACGTGTTGTTAAATTAAAATCTTTGGTATCTGGTGAATCCATAGTGTTTATTAGCTATATATCTAGTAATGTATGTTGATGCACCTGGTGATCTGTCATGACTGTGTTGATCGTCTTTGTCCAGATCTAATACCTCCTTATATAATAACTCAGATTGGTTAATGATGTTTCAACTAGAAACAATCCTTATGTATCATCTTGATACTTAACCGCCTATTACATTGGTAGTTACCCGATCATAGTTTATGATCCGTTTCAATAATTCTGCTTTGATAAAGGATTTCAACCTTGGCAAAACCAACTATAGAACGCGCTAGTGGTTTAGTGGTAAAATCTCAGTTTCCCATACTGAGGCCCCGGGTTCGATTCCCGGCTGGCgcattttcttcttcctttttgttATCTATTACATAAAGCACATCTCTTATACCACAATACAAATTCTGGAACCATACTATGCAATTACAAGCCATGttaccttttttttgtcttcCTATAACTTCAAACGAATTAGTGGTTTCTCTATTATGCACCCTTGTTTCCCCATACAGAAGAACCCTTTATCTTATCAGCCGTTTCACTTTTCCCTTATCGGAGATCTTACTTCCACAATGGTTTGTTTAAAGTTTCCATAGAATATCACTGAAGCCTGCTGAAAATGACGAAATGTGAAAAAAATTCCTGGGCCGCATATATAAAAGGGTGATACTTTTGCATTTGAAGGAAGCAACTCTTCCATCAACTTACCCCTTTATTATCCGATACATGTGTACCGAACAATTGTGAACCAGCTCTATCAAGGGTGTAATTGGGTGCGTGTGCTATAGACTTATTATACTTTTAGGTTACTTGCTTACGGCAATTTGTTATTGCATTCTTGACATAATAAACTTTTAATTTAAAAGTTATAGAAGTAAAAATAGTCCATATACTTCTCTGCGACATCTTAGACCTACAGCTCGTATATTTATTAGTATCTGTTGGAAACTAAGAAACGAAATGCCACAAGCTGATGGGTCTCTCGAGAATAAAGGTGCAAAGATTCATTTAGTTGTTTTGGTCCATGGATTGTGGGGTAACCGGTCTCATATGAATGAGATATGTAACTATTTGTTATCGTTGAATGATTCCAGCGCTGGCCACAAATCTCTTAATGAGATGATAGTTGTTCATCAAACTCATCTGAACGAGGGTTATAAGACTTACGACGGAATCGATGTTTGTGGTATAAGAGTCTCTAAAGAGATCAAGGATCAGATTAACCATTACGGAAGCGATCATGTAGTGAAATTTTCGTTAATTGGGTATTCTCTAGGTGGGTTAATCTGTAGATATGCGTTGGGTGTTTTGTACCAGGCGCAGACgttcaagaagaacgaTATAGAGCttgtcaatttcatcacttTTTGCACCCCTCATGTTGGGGTCTTAGCTCCCGGTAATAACGTAGCAGTGAACCTATTTAACATTATCGTTCCATTAGTGTTGGGGAATAGTGGGAAACAGATGTTCTTAAAAGATAAATATAATGGTTATCCTTTGTTATACGTGATGAGTTCACCAAGTTCGGTATTTTATAAAGCGCTGaaacaattcaaatacAGAGCCTTATATGCAAATATTATTAACGACAAGAGAACCGCGTGGTGGACTTCGGGTATCTCAAAAAATGACCCATTCTTCGATGTCAATGAAAGGAACGGCCTTGGAAGGTTCCAATTTGTTCAAGGATATGAGCCCGTGATCTTGAATCATAACTCACCTTTGTTCATCGCACCTGTTGCCGATGAAATGGATTCATCTTATGACGAATTGGAAGAGTTACGAAAGGAAAACGAAATAGATCCACAGGACtattatttcttgaattACTGGTTCAGTAAGATGTTACGGTGGATTGCTGTCTTTATTAACTTAATCATCATTACCCCACTTTGGTTTATCTGGTTTATCATATCTGGTATAATGGAAACTTGTAAATCTACCGTTAGGGCCACTACATTTGCAAGGAAATATTCCATGTATTTTATAACCGAAGTGCTTGATATTTCAACCGACAGGACTGAGTCCAACGACGATACGTTTTCCATATCATCACCCACTTTGTTTGAGCCAGCCGAAAGTAACTACGAACTTCGAATCGAACACTCTTTGACCGATCAGAGAGATAATTTAATTGAAAGTTTGTTCGACGCAAttgaaaggaaagaaaCGCGAACTGCAACGGTAGAAAACATCAACGATAAGGATAGCATCTATGAACATGATCCGAAAGTAGACGTGACAATAAGGGAGTTGGAACAGTATTCAGTAGAAGAGCTCATCTCGATGAAAAAACCAAACGTTTCCAGTGATAATTTCAACGATGAGGGCGAGCTGTTCAAATTGCTTTCAAACTTTAGCTTGAACATCAGCAAGAACCAATTGGATATTATCGAATCCTTGAATAAACTCTCTTGGTCCAAATTCCCTATCTATATTCGCAAAACACCAAGCACACACGCTGCATCGATTATCAGACATGCTGACCCTAATTTTGTCGAGGGTCATATAGTTTTGCAACATTTCGTGGACAATGTATTTCAACTTGCATAATAGTGATAATCACTGGCTTTGATAGataaatgaaaaaaaaaaacactAATCCAACTGTAACGTATCTAACTTGTGTCTAATTTGATTTATCCAGTCATCATTGAAAGGATTTATCAcacttttcaaataataTAATTTGACTTTCTGGAAGAAGGGTACGATAGCATCATCCTCGCGCATATTGAAACCAATTACAATCTTCAGACCCTTTTGGCCCAAATATTCCCCATAGACAACGATCTCGTGCATTTCAAACAAGTAGAACGGTGGGGCGTCCATGTTACCTTTTGTTGTCTCGCCGAAATAGTCTAATGCCAAATTTGATAAGACATTGTATTTGATCTCAAGCTGAGATGATTCTG
Proteins encoded in this window:
- the TCA17 gene encoding Tca17p (weakly similar to uniprot|P32613 Saccharomyces cerevisiae YEL048C Hypothetical ORF), coding for MTTSTADKMLKTLFVSLLDKNDRPLLVHAMDTESSQLEIKYNVLSNLALDYFGETTKGNMDAPPFYLFEMHEIVVYGEYLGQKGLKIVIGFNMREDDAIVPFFQKVKLYYLKSVINPFNDDWINQIRHKLDTLQLD
- a CDS encoding lipase ROG1 family protein (some similarities with uniprot|O00022 Saccharomyces cerevisiae YOR059C Hypothetical ORF), which produces MPQADGSLENKGAKIHLVVLVHGLWGNRSHMNEICNYLLSLNDSSAGHKSLNEMIVVHQTHLNEGYKTYDGIDVCGIRVSKEIKDQINHYGSDHVVKFSLIGYSLGGLICRYALGVLYQAQTFKKNDIELVNFITFCTPHVGVLAPGNNVAVNLFNIIVPLVLGNSGKQMFLKDKYNGYPLLYVMSSPSSVFYKALKQFKYRALYANIINDKRTAWWTSGISKNDPFFDVNERNGLGRFQFVQGYEPVILNHNSPLFIAPVADEMDSSYDELEELRKENEIDPQDYYFLNYWFSKMLRWIAVFINLIIITPLWFIWFIISGIMETCKSTVRATTFARKYSMYFITEVLDISTDRTESNDDTFSISSPTLFEPAESNYELRIEHSLTDQRDNLIESLFDAIERKETRTATVENINDKDSIYEHDPKVDVTIRELEQYSVEELISMKKPNVSSDNFNDEGELFKLLSNFSLNISKNQLDIIESLNKLSWSKFPIYIRKTPSTHAASIIRHADPNFVEGHIVLQHFVDNVFQLA